A window from Peromyscus eremicus chromosome 5, PerEre_H2_v1, whole genome shotgun sequence encodes these proteins:
- the Hk3 gene encoding hexokinase-3 isoform X1 gives MATIGPVALQSGEGASRCPQEGMPRPSDSSELVQECLQQFKVTKTQLQRIQASLLCSMEQSLKGQDSPAPSVRMLPTYVGSTPHGTEQGDFLVLELGATGASLRVLWVTLTGTKEHSVEPKSQEFVIPQEVMLGSGQQLFDFAAHCLSEFLDAHPVENQALKLGFNFSFPCHQTGLDRSTLISWTKGFRCSGVEGQDVVQLLREAIQRQGTYSIDVVAMVNDTVGTMMGCDLGTRPCEVGLVVDTGTNACYMEEARHVKALDEDRGRTCVSVEWGSFCDDEALGPVLTTFDRALDHRSLIPGAQRFEKMIGGLYLGELVRLVLVHLAQHEVLFGGCTSNALLSQDSILLEHVAQMEDPTTGTACVHEILQGLGLSPQASDAELVKRVCESVCTRAAQLCAAALAAVLARLQHGREQQTLHVAVATGGRVFERHPRFLCTLKEMVMLLAPECDVSFIPSVDGGGRGVAMVTAVAARLAAHRRILEETLAPFQLNSQQLTAVQTQMREAMIRGLRGEASSLRMLPTYVRATPDGSERGDFLALDLGGTNFRVLLVRVAEGSVQIINQVYSIPECIAQGSGQQLFDHIVDCIVDFQQRQGLSGQSLPLGFTFSFPCKQLGLDQGILLNWTKGFNASGCEGQDVVYLLREAIRRRQAVELNVVAIVNDTVGTMMSCGYDDPRCEMGLIVGTGTNACYMEELQNVASVAGNSGHMCINMEWGAFGDDGSLGMLSTCFDASVDQASINPGKQRFEKMISGMYLGEIVRHILLHLTSLGVLFRGQKTQCLQTRDIFKTKFLSEIESDSLALRQVRAILEDLGLTLTSDDALMVLEVCQAVSRRAAQLCGAGVAAVVEKMRENRGLQELTVSVGVDGTLYKLHPHFSRLVSATVRKLAPHCTVTFLQSEDGSGKGAALVTAVACRLAQMSCV, from the exons ATGGCCACCATTGGGCCTGTTGCTTTGCAGTCTGGAGAAGGAGCCTCAAGATGCCCACAGGAGGGCATGCCAAGGCCCTCAGATAGCTCAGAGCTG GTACAGGAATGCTTGCAACAGTTCAAAGTGACCAAGACACAGCTACAGCGGATCCAAGCCAGTCTTCTGTGCTCCATGGAGCAGTCACTGAAGGGACAGGACAGTCCTGCCCCTTCTGTCCGGATGTTGCCCACATATGTGGGGTCCACACCACATGGCACCG AGCAGGGAGACTTCCTGGTACTGGAGCTGGGGGCTACAGGAGCCTCCCTACGTGTGTTGTGGGTGACACTGACAGGCACCAAAGAGCATAGTGTGGAGCCCAAGAGCCAGGAGTTTGTGATCCCTCAAGAGGTGATGCTGGGTTCTGGCCAGCAG CTCTTTGACTTTGCTGCCCACTGTCTGTCTGAATTCCTGGATGCACACCCTGTGGAGAATCAGGCTCTGAAGCTTGGGTTCAATTTCTCTTTCCCTTGTCACCAGACGGGCTTGGACAGG AGCACTCTCATTTCCTGGACAAAAGGCTTTAGGTGCAGTGGTGTGGAAGGCCAGGATGTGGTCCAGCTGCTAAGAGAGGCCATTCAGAGGCAGGGG ACCTACAGTATTGATGTGGTGGCCATGGTGAATGATACAGTGGGCACCATGATGGGCTGTGACCTGGGCACCAGGCCGTGTGAAGTTGGGCTTGTTGTAG ACACTGGTACCAATGCGTGTTACATGGAGGAGGCACGGCATGTGAAAGCTCTGGATGAGGACCGTGGCCGCACCTGTGTCAGCGTCGAGTGGGGCTCCTTCTGTGATGATGAGGCCCTCGGACCAGTACTGACCACCTTTGACCGTGCCCTGGACCACAGATCCCTAATTCCTGGTGCTCAGAG GTTCGAGAAGATGATTGGGGGCTTGTACTTGGGTGAACTGGTGCGGCTGGTGCTGGTCCACTTGGCCCAGCATGAAGTCCTCTTTGGCGGCTGCACCTCTAATGCCTTGCTAAGTCAAGACAGCATCCTCCTGGAACACGTGGCCCAAATGGAGGA CCCCACCACTGGGACAGCCTGTGTCCACGAAATCCTGCAGGGCTTGGGTCTGAGCCCTCAGGCCTCGGATGCTGAACTTGTGAAgcgtgtgtgtgagtctgtgtgcacACGGGCTGCCCAGCTCTGCGCGGCTGCTCTGGCTGCAGTCCTAGCCCGCCTCCAGCACGGCAGGGAGCAGCAGACACTGCATGTGGCTGTGGCCACTGGAGGGCGAGTGTTTGAAAGACACCCCAG GTTCCTCTGCACTCTAAAGGAGATGGTAATGCTCTTGGCCCCAGAATGTGACGTCTCTTTCATCCCCTCTGTGGATGGTGGTGGCCGGGGTGTGGCAATGGTGACAGCTGTGGCTGCCCGCCTGGCTGCCCACAGGCGCATCCTGGAGGAGACGCTGGCACCCTTTCAGCTGAACTCCCAGCAGTTGACAGCGGTGCAGACACAGATGCGGGAAGCCATGATCAGGGGCCTTCGAGGAGAGGCCTCCTCCCTCCGAATGCTGCCCACTTACGTGCGAGCCACCCCCGATGGCAGTG AGCGAGGTGATTTCCTGGCCTTGGACCTAGGGGGCACCAACTTCCGGGTCCTATTGGTACGTGTGGCCGAGGGCAGTGTGCAGATCATCAACCAGGTCTACTCTATCCCTGAGTGTATAGCCCAGGGCTCTGGACAGCAG CTCTTTGATCATATTGTGGACTGCATCGTGGACTTCCAGCAGAGGCAGGGCCTGAGTGGACAGAGCCTACCCCTGGGATTCACCTTCTCTTTTCCATGCAAGCAGCTTGGTCTGGACCAG GGCATCCTCCTGAACTGGACTAAGGGGTTCAATGCATCAGGCTGCGAGGGCCAAGACGTGGTATATCTATTACGGGAAGCCATTAGGCGCAGACAG GCAGTGGAGCTGAATGTGGTTGCCATTGTCAATGACACGGTGGGGACCATGATGTCCTGTGGCTATGATGATCCCCGTTGTGAGATGGGCCTCATTGTCG GAACCGGCACCAATGCCTGCTATATGGAGGAGCTCCAGAATGTGGCAAGCGTAGCTGGGAACTCAGGCCACATGTGCATCAATATGGAGTGGGGTGCCTTTGGGGACGATGGCTCGCTGGGCATGCTCAGCACCTGCTTTGATGCTAGTGTGGACCAGGCATCCATCAATCCAGGCAAACAGAG GTTTGAGAAGATGATCAGCGGCATGTACCTGGGGGAGATTGTCCGCCACATCCTCCTTCATTTAACCAGTCTTGGAGTTCTCTTCCGGGGCCAGAAGACTCAATGCCTTCAGACCAGGGACATCTTCAAGACCAAGTTTCTCTCAGAGATTGAAAG TGACAGTCTGGCCCTGCGTCAGGTCCGAGCCATCCTGGAAGATCTGGGGTTGACTCTGACCTCTGATGATGCCCTGATGGTCCTAGAAGTGTGCCAGGCTGTGTCTCGGAGGGCCGCCCAACTCTGTGGGGCAGGTGTGGCTGCTGTAGTGGAAAAGATGCGTGAGAACCGGGGCCTGCAGGAGCTGACAGTGTCCGTGGGAGTAGATGGGACACTCTACAAATTACACCCTCA cttcTCCAGGCTGGTGTCGGCTACAGTTCGGAAGCTAGCCCCTCACTGCACGGTCACCTTTTTGCAATCAGAGGATGGGTCTGGCAAAGGTGCAGCTTTGGTCACTGCTGTCGCCTGTCGCCTTGCCCAGATGTCCTGTGTCTGA
- the Hk3 gene encoding hexokinase-3 isoform X2 — MATIGPVALQSGEGASRCPQEGMPRPSDSSELECLQQFKVTKTQLQRIQASLLCSMEQSLKGQDSPAPSVRMLPTYVGSTPHGTEQGDFLVLELGATGASLRVLWVTLTGTKEHSVEPKSQEFVIPQEVMLGSGQQLFDFAAHCLSEFLDAHPVENQALKLGFNFSFPCHQTGLDRSTLISWTKGFRCSGVEGQDVVQLLREAIQRQGTYSIDVVAMVNDTVGTMMGCDLGTRPCEVGLVVDTGTNACYMEEARHVKALDEDRGRTCVSVEWGSFCDDEALGPVLTTFDRALDHRSLIPGAQRFEKMIGGLYLGELVRLVLVHLAQHEVLFGGCTSNALLSQDSILLEHVAQMEDPTTGTACVHEILQGLGLSPQASDAELVKRVCESVCTRAAQLCAAALAAVLARLQHGREQQTLHVAVATGGRVFERHPRFLCTLKEMVMLLAPECDVSFIPSVDGGGRGVAMVTAVAARLAAHRRILEETLAPFQLNSQQLTAVQTQMREAMIRGLRGEASSLRMLPTYVRATPDGSERGDFLALDLGGTNFRVLLVRVAEGSVQIINQVYSIPECIAQGSGQQLFDHIVDCIVDFQQRQGLSGQSLPLGFTFSFPCKQLGLDQGILLNWTKGFNASGCEGQDVVYLLREAIRRRQAVELNVVAIVNDTVGTMMSCGYDDPRCEMGLIVGTGTNACYMEELQNVASVAGNSGHMCINMEWGAFGDDGSLGMLSTCFDASVDQASINPGKQRFEKMISGMYLGEIVRHILLHLTSLGVLFRGQKTQCLQTRDIFKTKFLSEIESDSLALRQVRAILEDLGLTLTSDDALMVLEVCQAVSRRAAQLCGAGVAAVVEKMRENRGLQELTVSVGVDGTLYKLHPHFSRLVSATVRKLAPHCTVTFLQSEDGSGKGAALVTAVACRLAQMSCV; from the exons ATGGCCACCATTGGGCCTGTTGCTTTGCAGTCTGGAGAAGGAGCCTCAAGATGCCCACAGGAGGGCATGCCAAGGCCCTCAGATAGCTCAGAGCTG GAATGCTTGCAACAGTTCAAAGTGACCAAGACACAGCTACAGCGGATCCAAGCCAGTCTTCTGTGCTCCATGGAGCAGTCACTGAAGGGACAGGACAGTCCTGCCCCTTCTGTCCGGATGTTGCCCACATATGTGGGGTCCACACCACATGGCACCG AGCAGGGAGACTTCCTGGTACTGGAGCTGGGGGCTACAGGAGCCTCCCTACGTGTGTTGTGGGTGACACTGACAGGCACCAAAGAGCATAGTGTGGAGCCCAAGAGCCAGGAGTTTGTGATCCCTCAAGAGGTGATGCTGGGTTCTGGCCAGCAG CTCTTTGACTTTGCTGCCCACTGTCTGTCTGAATTCCTGGATGCACACCCTGTGGAGAATCAGGCTCTGAAGCTTGGGTTCAATTTCTCTTTCCCTTGTCACCAGACGGGCTTGGACAGG AGCACTCTCATTTCCTGGACAAAAGGCTTTAGGTGCAGTGGTGTGGAAGGCCAGGATGTGGTCCAGCTGCTAAGAGAGGCCATTCAGAGGCAGGGG ACCTACAGTATTGATGTGGTGGCCATGGTGAATGATACAGTGGGCACCATGATGGGCTGTGACCTGGGCACCAGGCCGTGTGAAGTTGGGCTTGTTGTAG ACACTGGTACCAATGCGTGTTACATGGAGGAGGCACGGCATGTGAAAGCTCTGGATGAGGACCGTGGCCGCACCTGTGTCAGCGTCGAGTGGGGCTCCTTCTGTGATGATGAGGCCCTCGGACCAGTACTGACCACCTTTGACCGTGCCCTGGACCACAGATCCCTAATTCCTGGTGCTCAGAG GTTCGAGAAGATGATTGGGGGCTTGTACTTGGGTGAACTGGTGCGGCTGGTGCTGGTCCACTTGGCCCAGCATGAAGTCCTCTTTGGCGGCTGCACCTCTAATGCCTTGCTAAGTCAAGACAGCATCCTCCTGGAACACGTGGCCCAAATGGAGGA CCCCACCACTGGGACAGCCTGTGTCCACGAAATCCTGCAGGGCTTGGGTCTGAGCCCTCAGGCCTCGGATGCTGAACTTGTGAAgcgtgtgtgtgagtctgtgtgcacACGGGCTGCCCAGCTCTGCGCGGCTGCTCTGGCTGCAGTCCTAGCCCGCCTCCAGCACGGCAGGGAGCAGCAGACACTGCATGTGGCTGTGGCCACTGGAGGGCGAGTGTTTGAAAGACACCCCAG GTTCCTCTGCACTCTAAAGGAGATGGTAATGCTCTTGGCCCCAGAATGTGACGTCTCTTTCATCCCCTCTGTGGATGGTGGTGGCCGGGGTGTGGCAATGGTGACAGCTGTGGCTGCCCGCCTGGCTGCCCACAGGCGCATCCTGGAGGAGACGCTGGCACCCTTTCAGCTGAACTCCCAGCAGTTGACAGCGGTGCAGACACAGATGCGGGAAGCCATGATCAGGGGCCTTCGAGGAGAGGCCTCCTCCCTCCGAATGCTGCCCACTTACGTGCGAGCCACCCCCGATGGCAGTG AGCGAGGTGATTTCCTGGCCTTGGACCTAGGGGGCACCAACTTCCGGGTCCTATTGGTACGTGTGGCCGAGGGCAGTGTGCAGATCATCAACCAGGTCTACTCTATCCCTGAGTGTATAGCCCAGGGCTCTGGACAGCAG CTCTTTGATCATATTGTGGACTGCATCGTGGACTTCCAGCAGAGGCAGGGCCTGAGTGGACAGAGCCTACCCCTGGGATTCACCTTCTCTTTTCCATGCAAGCAGCTTGGTCTGGACCAG GGCATCCTCCTGAACTGGACTAAGGGGTTCAATGCATCAGGCTGCGAGGGCCAAGACGTGGTATATCTATTACGGGAAGCCATTAGGCGCAGACAG GCAGTGGAGCTGAATGTGGTTGCCATTGTCAATGACACGGTGGGGACCATGATGTCCTGTGGCTATGATGATCCCCGTTGTGAGATGGGCCTCATTGTCG GAACCGGCACCAATGCCTGCTATATGGAGGAGCTCCAGAATGTGGCAAGCGTAGCTGGGAACTCAGGCCACATGTGCATCAATATGGAGTGGGGTGCCTTTGGGGACGATGGCTCGCTGGGCATGCTCAGCACCTGCTTTGATGCTAGTGTGGACCAGGCATCCATCAATCCAGGCAAACAGAG GTTTGAGAAGATGATCAGCGGCATGTACCTGGGGGAGATTGTCCGCCACATCCTCCTTCATTTAACCAGTCTTGGAGTTCTCTTCCGGGGCCAGAAGACTCAATGCCTTCAGACCAGGGACATCTTCAAGACCAAGTTTCTCTCAGAGATTGAAAG TGACAGTCTGGCCCTGCGTCAGGTCCGAGCCATCCTGGAAGATCTGGGGTTGACTCTGACCTCTGATGATGCCCTGATGGTCCTAGAAGTGTGCCAGGCTGTGTCTCGGAGGGCCGCCCAACTCTGTGGGGCAGGTGTGGCTGCTGTAGTGGAAAAGATGCGTGAGAACCGGGGCCTGCAGGAGCTGACAGTGTCCGTGGGAGTAGATGGGACACTCTACAAATTACACCCTCA cttcTCCAGGCTGGTGTCGGCTACAGTTCGGAAGCTAGCCCCTCACTGCACGGTCACCTTTTTGCAATCAGAGGATGGGTCTGGCAAAGGTGCAGCTTTGGTCACTGCTGTCGCCTGTCGCCTTGCCCAGATGTCCTGTGTCTGA